A segment of the Streptomyces sp. XD-27 genome:
CGACCGTTGCCATGGTTCCTGTCCCTTCGGGTGGTCAGACATCCGCAGGCAGGTCGAACTCGCCGTCGCGCACGCCGAGGGTGAAGGCTTCCCACTCGGCAGCGGTGTACCGCAGGACCGTGGCGTTCGGATCCGCTGGATTCCGCATGGCGACAGCGCCACCCGGTAGCTTGGCGATCTCGATTCGGTCGCGGGCATCACTACCCGGCGCACTGAGCCACGTCGCGCCGGAGAGGTCCAGCGCGTAGAGCTCGGCCTTCTCGCGGCTGTCTGTCATCAGGCCGTCAGGGTGTCGTCGGCAACAGCGGTCAGGAAGGCAGACCACGCCGCACGAGAGGCGCGCGCCGCGGGGATGTCCACGTTCTTCGAGTCACGCACAGCGACACCAGGAGTCCCTGGGATGTGGGCAACCTCGACGCAGTTGCCGTTGTTCGCTGTGTAGGAACTCTTACGCCATGCGGCGTCAGCGAGGTCGACCGCGTACAGGTCGGCCAGCTCGTTCATCTCACTGTTCCTTCTCGATGCGTTCGACCAGCTTCAAGGTATCGTGCTCCGACAACGCAGCCGCTGACAAGTTTCGGAACAGACGGTTCAGGCGTCGTAGCGCGAGTGCATCGTCGCGGAAGGTCGTCGCCTCCGCCGACTCCATGAACGCTACGTCTCCCTCGTTCTCTTTCCCATCGCTGAACAGTGTGAAAGCTCCAGTGCTGGCCCCGTTCTCCCCTGCCTCGAATGGGATTACCCGGAATGTGACGTTTGGCAGCGATGCGACCTCGACAAGATGGCGGAGCTGCGCCCGTATCGTTTTCGGGCCGCCCACTTGCAGACGCAGCGCAGCCTCGGTAACGAGCGCGTCAAGAGTCAGCGTCTCCTCGTCGCGCAGACGTTCTTGCCGCCGCATCCGTACCTCGACGAGGCTGTCCACCTGATCAGGGCCGAGGGCCGCGAAGCCTGGGCCAGTGATCGCACGGGCATAGCCCTGGGTTTGCAGCAGCCCGGGAATCAACAGCGGTTGATACTCCCAGCAACGAACGGCCTCGGACTCGTAGGCAAGGAATTCGGCATAGGTCGCGGAGATCACATCCGCGTACGCCTGCCACCACAGCGGGATGCGCTGCATGGCCCTCGTCAACAACTCGGAGAGCTCAGCCCGCTTCGCTTCGTCAACCTCGTAGAGCTCCATGAGACCCGCGAAGTCCTTGCGGGTACACGTCCGCTTCGCAAGCTCGATGCGGCTGATCTTGGAGTTGTGACAGTTAAGGTGCGCTCCGACTTCCTCGGTTGTGAGACCGGACCGGTCACGCAGTATCCGCAGCTCAGCACCCAGCTTGCGCCTCGCGGCGAGTGGGCTACCGCTGCTCACGACGGCCATGCGCCCTCCATCTCCCCTGTCTGCTCGCCCGGTTGAGCCTAGCGCAGCGCACTCGACCGGGCCGTGCTCCAGATTGGCAATCTGCCAATCAACCGCTTGACGTTCTGACTGTGTGACCTACACCATGTCACGTGTTGCGGAGCGTGCTGGCTCAACTTCGCGGCGACGCACGGTCGTTGCTGTCACGCGCTCGCGTGCTGGAGGTGCAGCGATGAGCAGCCAGAAGCCCACGCCGGAGCAGCAGGGGACTAAGCCGAGCTCTGCCGAGCTAGCCCGCAAACAGGCCGAGCTGAAAGCACAGATCGAACGGCACTTGGCCCAGCTGCGGCAGCCGAAGAAGAAGTGACTCGACAGCTCGGCGCTGCTCCCGCCGATCCGGTGGCGCGCTGGCGGAAGGTAGGGGGTGCGTGATGCGGGGAACGCTGCGCGGATGGCTGCTTGACGTGCTCGGGTGCGCTGACGAGTGGTGGTACCGGTTCTATCAGGATGCTCTGTGCCGTCTCGACGACAACCCGCAGAAGGCCGACGCCCTGTACGAACCCCAGGCGGCCAGACCCTCGCTACCTGCGGCGGCGCCGCCGACCCTCGCATCCCGAGGCGGCGAGAGTGAAGCAGCGCAGGCATCTCGCCATCCGTGCCAGCCGCTCCCCCGCCTCCCTCACCAACTCCGGCGCCTGTGGCTTCCTACTCACCCAGCAGCTACGCCCCGCGGTCGCCCCGCCCATAGACCCCGCCCCTTGCCCTGGTCGATTCGTCGAGGCTCCCCCGCGTTGCCTGACTTCCCGCGGCAGGCGTGCGGGCCCCACTCCACGACGAAACGAGGCCACGATGCCCGACCCGATCCTCACGATCGTGACCGTCACCGGCGACACGGTCCGCACCGGTGACGTCATAGCCATCGGCGGTATCCCCCACAGAGTCGCCACCATGCTCGACGTCCCCGGCTCCCGAAAGCGGCTCCAGTTCGAAGACGGCAACGCCTACGTGATGCCCCGCTCCGCCGTCATCGACGTCGCACGTGTCTGTGTCACCCCGCGGTCCCGCTTCCGGCAAACCGCGATCACGCGCTGACCCACACCACACAAGCAGAAGGGGAACCGCATGCCCGCCCCCATGCCGCCACAGCGGCCCGACATCGCCGACGAACTGCTGCGCCGCATGGCAGCCGACCAGCACGCCCGCGGCGTCCGAGACGACGGCACCCTCGTCGCCCGCGATCCCGAGCTGATGCATACCGTTGACGCCGACAACACTCGCGCTCTACAGCGGATCATCAACGAGCACGGATGGCCCGGTCACTCCCTCGTCGGCGAGGAGGCGGCTAACGCCGCATGGCTCATCGCGCAGCACGCCGAGCTCGACTTTCAACTGCGTGTCCTCGACCTGCTCCACGAGGCCGTCGACCGTGGCGAGGCCACCCCCATGCAGTTGGCCTACCTGACCGACCGCGTCTTGCTGCGCCAGGACCGACCGCAGGTCTACGGCACGCAGTACCTCGACACCGGCGACGGCCGCGGAATGCAGGTCTGGAAGGTCACCGACCCTGACCGCCTCGACGCCCGCCGCACCGAGGTCGGGCTCGGCCCGCACGCCGACTACGACGCCGAGATCCGCTCGAACTACTGATCCCGGGCCTGTGCGCCTCGACGGCCGTTGCACCGGCCGCCGAGGCAGAACGTCACCAGCCGACTCAAGGAACTGACAACGCAATGCGCGACTTTATCGCCTGCCTCTACATCTGGTTAACGCCCGGATTACGCCGCGCCCTGCGCACCGCCTACCAGCACGCCGGCGCCTGGTTCACCCCGCCCCCGCCGCCGCCCGCACGCCCCGTACTTACGCCAGCCCCTGCCTACGCCCGCGGCCCCCTGCCCGCGCACGTCCTGGCACGTCGAGTTCCCCTCGACGGACACGAAATCGACCTCGTACGCCCGTACTACGTCATGCGCGAACTGAGACACGCCGCTGGAGTCTCCCCCTGATGCCTCAGCCAAGAGGTCCCCCAGAGAACCATGCAGAGCCGCGCCACCAGTCCGCGAACCGAATCGAGGTCACGGCCATGAGCGCACCCAACGTCGTCAGCCAGACTCAATCCACATCGTGTTACCCCCGCTCCGGGAGGGAAGCCGTGCAGCAGATCACCACCGCCCCGTTACCGCCCACCATCCGCAGCCTCGAACTGGAGATCACCGGCAAGTGCCAAGCCATGTGCGAGCACTGCGCGCCAGCCTCCGGACCTACCGGCACCGACGGCACCATGACAGCCGATGACTGGCGGCGCGTCATCGACGAGTCCGCCGAACTCGGTATCGAGACAGTGCAGTTCATCGGCGGCGAGCCGACCCTGCACCGAGACCTTCCGGCCCTCGTCGAGCACGCCCTCGGACGCGGTATCGGCGTCGAAGTCTTCTCCAACCTCATCTCCGTACGCCGCACCGTCTGGGACACCCTCGCCCGGCCCGGCGTCCGCATCGGCACCAGCTACTACAGCGACCTCGCCGTGCAACACGAACAGATCACCAAGAAGCGCGGAAGTCACCAGCGGACCCGCGCGAACATCGTCGAGGTCCTGAACCGCGGTATCCCGCTGCGCGTCGGCATCGTCGAGGTACTCGAGGGGCAGCGCGTCGCCGAAGCCGAGGCCGAGCTGCGCGCGCTCGGCGTCCAGCAGATCACCGTCGACCGCATGCGCGGCATCGGACGCGGCGCCCGCGACACCGAACCGACACCCTCCGAGCTGTGCGGGCACTGCACCAAAGGACGCGGCGCGATCCTCCCCAACGGCGACGTCGCCGGCTGCGTCCTGAGCCGCTTCATGACCGCCGGCAACGTCCGGCAGCAGCCGCTCGCCGACATCGTGACCGGACCCAAGTGGGCCGACATCGCCGCGGTGATCCCGCCCGCCCCGGTCGGCGCCGGATGTCCCCCAACGACAGCAGCGACTGCAACCCAGCGAACACCATCGCCTGCGCCCCCAAGCATGGCCTCTTCCCTGCCCCGACCCTGGGAGCATCCGCGTGAACTGGAAATCCCACGCCGCCGCCCTCGCCGACAGCGCCACACACCGCGGCTCGCGCTGGCACGGCCCCGTCGCCACCACCCCCCGGCATCTGTTCGTGCCCCGGTGGTGGCGGAACGGCCCCGACGGCTGGACCCTCCATGACGGCACCGCCGACGAGCAGCAGTGGCTCGACGCCGCGTACAGCGACACATCACTCGTGACCCGCGTCGGCCCCTCCACGCCGACGACGCCAAGGCCGACGACCACCCGCGCGGACTGCCCACCTCGTCCGCCACCCTGCCGAGCCTCGTCGTCCGCATGTTCCAGCACGCCCGCCTCACCGACGGCGATGAACTACTCGACCTCGGCACCGGGTCCGGCTACGGAACCGCCCTCGCCACCCACAGGCTCGGCGAACGCCGCGTAGTCAGTGTCGATGTCGACCCTGGCCTCGTCATCGCCGCCCGCGACCGCCTCGCCGAGATCAACCAGCGCCCGACAGTCGTCGTTGCCGACGCCACGAAATCCCTACCCGGCGAGTACGACGCCATCGTCGCCACCGTCGGACTCCGCCCCATCCACACCAGCGTGCTCGCCGCCCTGAAACCGGGCGGTCGACTGGTCACCACCATCGCCGGAACCTCGCTGCTCGTCACCGCCCAGAAGGACGAGGACGGCGGAGCAACCGGCCGCGTCGAGTGGGACCGCGCCGGCTTCATGCGCACCCGCCACGAAGACGACTACCCGCCCGGCCTCGACGAGCTGCTCGACACCGCGCGCGAACACGACGGAGACGACGTCACCCGCAGCCCGTACCCCGTCGTCGACGTCGCCAACGCATGGGACCTGCACTCGATGCTCGACGTCACCGCGCCGGACATCGAGCACCACTATGAGGAGACCGACGAGCAGCGCGTCGCACTGATGGCCCACGCTGACGGATCCTGGACCCGCGCCACCGCACGCGGCGACGAGCCCGCCACGGTCCACCAGGGCGGCCCCCGCCGCCTCTGGGACATCCTCGACGAGCTCCGCGGCTACTGGCTGACGAACGGCGAGCTGCCCGTGCGCGGCGCACATGTATGGATCAAGCCCGACGGCACCACATGGCTCGCCCGCGGGAAGTGGCACGTCAAGGTCTGACCCTGGGGCCATACTGCCGCAGAACGCAGTGCCCCCGGCAAGGGCCGTCACACACCCGCCGGGGGCACTGCTCTGGGTATCGCCGTCAGGCATGGGCAGGGTTCTCCGTCACCCCTCACGGCGCCCGTACCGCAGGTTGCTCAGCGCCGTCACAGCCATCGGTGAGAGGCCAATCACGGTAAGGCGGTCGTCGACCCGCCGCGTGAGGATCCAACCCTTCGCCCGCAGGGACGCCACATCCCGCAGGACGTCCCCACCCGCGTCGCCGGCCAGTTCCTCCGCGGTGATGCGGAAGTCCATAGGTCGACCGTACGTCGCCGCAGGTCGGGCTGCGCGACGATCCATCCCAGGCTCACGCACTCACCGCACCGCCACAGGGCGCTGGTCGCCAAACGGAGGTCTGCGGTCCCTGCGGCTGGCCTGTGCGCCCCACTCGCATGCCGCCCCGGTGGCACACGAGTCAGCCGCGGACACGTCGGGCATCGTGACGCGTCCACGCCACTTTCTTTCCTCCACATCTAGCCATTCGGCATATGCCCGTGCTGTACTTCTCACGTCGTTTGGAAATTCCAAAGCAGGCTGTAGGGCGAGGAGGGAAGGTGTCCGACGCACCCAGCCCCGACGTGCTGCGCCAACTTGTCGGCAGGCTGCTGGCCAGATGGCGCAGCCGAGCCGGGCTGAGCCTGGAACAGGTCGTAGCCCAAGCCAAGCCGCATATCCGACTCAGCCCGCCCACCTTGTCCCGGTGGGAGTCCGGCGTGATCCCGACGACGGGCAAAGCGAGGCGGACCAAAATCGAGCCGCTGCTGCGCTTGTACGGGGCCACGGACGATGAGGTCGCCGCCACGCTTCGCCTGGCTGAAAGGGCGGCTGAAAACCCGTGGTGGTACGAGTACCGCGCGGAGCTGCCGGAGTGGACGCGCACAGGCATCGCATACGCCGACTCGGCCACGCTCATCCACGTCTATGAGCCCCACCGCGTGCCGGGACTGCTCCAAACCGCGGACTACGCACGGGCGCTTCTCGGGACGGGACCCGGCGTCGACAGGCGCATCGAGGTCCTGATGCGCCGCCAAGCCATCCTGAACCGTCCGCACCCGCCACAGCTCTGGGCACTCCTTGATGAATCGGTTCTGCGGCGGCAGGTGAGCGACCCGGCCGTCATGCAGCAGCAGGTCAAGCACCTGCTGGAGCTGAGCACCCGCCCAAGGATCACGATCCAGGTGGTGCCGCTCGCCGCGGGTCCCAACCGCCGGACCGCCCAACCGTTCAACATCTTCCGGCTGGCGCCCATCGAGCTGCCGGACGTCGTAGAGCGGCAAATGCTGGACGACCACGATTTCACCGACGATCAGCACACCGTCGCCCAGTACATGGACTGGTGGGGCCAGGCCACGGAGTTCCAAAGCCCGGCAGAGACCCAGTCCCTTCTCTCCGCCATCATCGCCGAATCGGGGGATACAGCATGAGTCTCTACGCGGACGAGCCTCCAACCGCGCAGGTACCGCATCTCTACCAGCGCTTCATGAACGGAAAGGACGCGCGGCCGGCCGACGATGACGCCGCCGCAGCTGTACTAAGCGTCGCTCCGATGGCGGTGGAGATCGCGAAGAACAATCGCTCGTTCATGTTGCGAGCTGTCGACTACCTCGCGAGCGAGGCCGGAATCCGGCAGTTCCTCGACATCGGTTGCGGCCTGCCACACGAGCCCAACCTTCACCACGTTGCACAGAAACACATCCCCGACGCACGGATCGTCTACGTCGACAATCACCGCACAGTCATCACACGGGCCCGAGCGCTGATGACGGACTCCACCCCCGAAGGAACAGTGGAAGTCGTGAAGGCCGATCTCCGTGATCCCCGGGGCATCCTGTCGGCGCCCGAAGTGCAGCGGACACTCGACTTCACTCAGCCCGTCGCCCTGGTGCTCGCCTCCGTGACCCTGTTCATCCCGGACGCCGACGACCCGCACGGGGCGGTCAGGCAACTCATGGAAGCCCTGCCCAGCGGCAGCTACCTCGCACTGTCGCAGGCCACCTACGACTGGTCCAGGGACGTCGTGGCGGCCATCACGCGCACCTACGGAGCAAATGGGTTGGGCGCGTACCCCCGAGACCGGGAGGCCACGCTTGCCTTCTTCTCCAGCCTGGAGTTGGTCGAGCCGGGCCTGGTCGCAACCAACCAGTGGCGACCGACGCCGGAGGCCCCGTTCACCAGGCTCGTCGACTCCTCCATGTGGGCAGGCGTCGGCCGCAAACCGTAGGCAGGAGGCGCCTCGGGCGCCGATGCCTTGACCGAAACAACCTCGGGAAGCGCCCTTCTTGCCGGTTCGAGATCCCCACAAGGTGCACTTCCCGCTCATCAATTCCTTGCCCTTGGGGGATTCAGCATGTCAGCGAGTGGGGTGCGGCCACTCATGCCCGCCGGACTGGAATACGAGCCGGCAGTGGTGCTCGAACAGCTCGGCATTCACATCAAGCACACCTGGCTACGGGACACATGGGGAGCATGGTGCCCCAGTCTCCGAACTATCGTGATCGCCTCCGGCCTCAGCGCCGTGCAGGAACGGTGCATCCTGGCGCACGAGTTGGAGCACGTCTTGGCGGACGATGCCGGCTGCGCCGAAGGTCCGCTCGCGATTCGGCTGGAACGCGCCGCCGACCGCGCTGCCGCCCGCAAGCTGGTCGCCATCTCGGACCTCGCCGAAGTGGCCAAGTGGGCACCCGATGTCCACACCGCCGCGGCGAAGCTGCGGGTCACCGAACGCATGCTGCGGGTCCGTCTCGACGACCTCGAAGGGGAGGGCTGGCCATGGCCGCAGGCTGGATCGAAGATCGCTGGTTGAAGAAGCGCAAGGACCCCGTCACCAAGAAGCGCGAGCGAACCGAGCTCTGGGGCAGCAAGACCAAGCGGTACCGCGTATGCGGCATCCCTGGGGTACGCAAGCGGTCCTTCGACAATCTGGAGGACGCCAAGACGTGGCTCAAATCCGCGTCCACGGACCAGAGCCGCGGATCCCATGTTGATCCCCGCGACGGGGATGTGACGCTCCAGTGGTACGTCGAGAAAAAGTGGTGGCCGACCCTTCGGGTGCCTCCCACCACGAAGGAGACGATGCGTCCACGCGTCTTCAAGCACATCCTTCCGCACGTGGGTCACCTGTCGCTGAACCGCATCGGCTCGGACGAGATCAAGGAGTGGCAGACGCGAGCTGAGGAGGACATCGACGTCGGCACGCTCCGGACCACCTGGCGACACTTCGCATCGATCATGCAGGCGGCCTTCAAGGCGAAACGCATTCCGGCAAATCCGTTCCGCGATGAAGATCTCCAACCGCCGACCGCGCCGAAGAGCAAGGCCAAGGCGTGGACGCGGGCAAGGGTCGCCGCTGTTCGGAAAGCGCTGGATCGGCGGTACCGGATCCTCGTGGACGAGGCTGTCGGGGCGGGCGTGCGGCAGGGCGAAGCGTTCGGGCTCTCGCCGGATGACCTGGATGGGGACGTCATCCACGTCGCCCGGCAGGTCATCAAGGTCGGCGGACGGCTGGCGTTCGCACCGCCGAAGGGCAACAAGGAGCGCGATGCGCCTTGCCCTCCGGAGCTCGCCGAGTCCGTCAAGGCGTACATGAAGGAGTTCGAGCCAGTCGAGGTGACGTTGCCTTGGGTGGACCCGGATCGGCCGAACATGAGGTGGGAGGACCGACCACTGGTAACGGTCCGGCTGTTGGTCACCACCCCGCGCGGGAATGCGATCAACCGGAGCACCTTCGACGAGAAGCAGTGGAAGCCCGCGCTCGTCGAGGCAGGGGTGATCGCTTCTCCCATCGTGACAGTTACCCCCCGGCCCGGGAAGCCCTCGCTTCGCCGAGTGAAGTGGAACATGCCGCGGGAAGACGGCTTCCACGTCCTCAGGCACACGTTCGCATCGATCGTGTTGGCCGCGGGCGAGACCATCCAGCAGCTGGCCGACTGGTTGGGCCACTCCGATCCAGCCTTCACTTACCGGACGTACGTGCACTTCCTGCCGGAGTCCGGACATCGGGCATTGGAGGTACTTGGTACGTGGATCACCGGAGGGACTTCGGCCCCCGCGGCAAAGGCCCCTTCCGCGGGAGACTCTCAGCAGGACGTCTCCGTCATCATCGCGGCGCTGGCAGAGATCACGGCCGGGGCGGACGTACCAGGGCCGCTCCGGGAACGCCTCACGGCGGTGCTGTCGACGGCAGCGTGACTGGTCGATGCGCGGACCGGCGCCGCAACCCCCTCAGAACCCCCTCCGGTGCGCTCTGGACAGACACTGCGAGCTCTTTGAGCAGGTGAGAGACACAGGCGGCGGACGAGTCGGCCTGTACGCCGGGTTCTGTCTCCCAGGGGCCTTGCGGCCCGTGGGGAGGCGGCCATCCATCTAGGGCCGGTGTTGCCACCGGCCTCGTGCGGTCTACCCGCGGACTCGGGCGGGCAGCCCTCGGTCGTCCGCGCAGAGCCGTCAGCCGACGGCTCCTCTTGACCTTGCTCCGGGTGGGGTTTACCGAGCCGTCCGAGTCACCTCGGACGCTGGTGGTCTCTTACACCACCGTTTCACCCTTACCGGGCGCCTCACGGCCCCCGGCGGTCTGTTTTCTGTGGCACTGTCCCGCGGGTCACCCCGGGTGGGTGTTACCCACCACCCTGCCCTGTGGAGCCCGGACGTTCCTCGGCGGGGTTGGACCCCGACGCGGCCGCCCGGCCGGCTCGTCCGCCGTGTCGACCATGCTACCCGCAGGAAAGGGGCTGGTCGGACCGGGCCGCGCGACAGCTGTCGGGAGCTGCGGTCGGGGGCCACGGTCGCACCGGGGTGGTCACGCCGGTGCGAAGCGGACCTTCGCCCGGCCCGGGTCCGCCGCCAGCACCCTGACCCGCAGCCGGTGGCCGAGCGGGAGCGGTGGGCCCGCCGGGTCGGCGTCCACGCGGCCGACCACCGCGGGGTCGTAGAGGTGGACCGTGCCTCGGGTGGGTTCGTCCTCCCGTACGTCCACGACGTAGCCGTCGAAGACCTCGCCCACGCGGTGGTGCAGCACCGCCGCCTCCACGAGGTCCACGCATTCGCGCTCCGCCTCGTTGGCGCGGGCCGCGCCGGCCGCCATCTCGCCGGGCAGTGCCGTGAGGGCGGCGCGGACCCACTCCGGGGGCTCGGCGCCGTCCGCGGCGGCCAGGCACAGCTCGCCGGTGTAGCGGTCGGCCAGTCGGCGCAGCGGCGCGGTGCAATGGGCGTAGTCGTCGGCGAGGGCGGCGTGCTGGGCGCGGGCGCGGTCGGGCGGGTCGCCGTCGAAGGCGGTGTATCCGGCGCCGCGCAGCAGCGCGGTGCACTCCTGGAGGAAGGCCGCGTGCTGGGGGCGGGCCGGGTCGAGGGAGCGGACGACCTCCGCGTACGACGTGCCGTGCGGCCAGTCCACGTCGAGTGCGGCGGCGACCCGCCGCAGCCGCCCGACCGCGCCGCTGGGCGCGGCGGGCAGGGTGCGGAGGATGCCGGTGCCCGCGGTCAGCATGAGGTCGGCGGCGGCCATGCCGGTCATGAGGGAGAGCTGCGCGTTCCATGATTCGGCGGGGAGCGGCGCCTGGTAGGCCAGGGCGTAGCCGTCGCCGTGCGGCTCGATCCGCTGCTCGGGGACGAGAAGCGAGATACCGCCGCGCGCCCGCTCCAGCTCCTCGCGCAGCCGGCCGATGTCGCGCAGGAGGGACAGCGGCTCCTCGGCGGCCCCGCTGTCGATCTCGCGCTGGACGCCCGCGTAGTCCAGCCGGGCCCTGCTGCGTACCAGTGCGCGTCGTACGTGCGCGAAGACCAGTTCGCCGAAGTCGTCGAGGTCGAACTGCCACAGCAGCGCGGGCCGGTCCCGGTCCGGGAGCAGGCTGGCCGCGTCCTCGCCGAGAACGTCGGGGTGGAGGGGGATCCGGCCGTCGGGGAAGTAGTACGTCAGGACACGCCGGTGCGCCTCGGTGTCGAGGGCCCCGCCGGGGACGACGAACGCCGCGACGTCGGCGATGGCGTAGTGGATCCGGAAGCCGCCACCCGGGCGCAGGGCCAGGAACATCGCCTGGTCCAGGTCCTTCGAACCCGGCGGGTCGATGGTGAACAGCGGGATGTCGGTGGCGTCGGCCAGGTCGGGGAGCGGCCGGTGATGGGCGGCCACCGCCTCGGCCTCGGCCAGCACCGGCGGCGGGAACGCACCCGGCAGCCCCAGCTCGCCGCGCAGCGCCCGCAGGGCGGCGCGCAGCTCGGCGCCCTGCGTCTCGGGGATCCGCATCGGTCGGCGGGGCATGGCACCGAGCGTAGGCGCGGGCCGCCGTCCCGGCACGGCGAGGCGGGGCGGGGCGGGGCTCACAGGGCGGTGGGGGTGGGGCAAGCCGGGCCGCCCAGGCGGGGGGCTCGCGGCACGGCGCCTGCGGGCGGGCTCGCCGCATGACGCGGGCCGGTCAGCCTCGCCGCACGGCGCGGGGCCCCGAGGCGGCCGCGGGCACGTCTCGGGGAGCGGTCGCGGTTCGGCCGCGGCCCGGCGAGGGCCTAGGCTGCCTCGGGGCCGCCGCCCCGCCTCCGTACCGTGTGTGAAGCCGCGTCCGTACGGCGCCTCCGTACCGCGTGTGAACCCGCGTCCGTACCGTCTGTGAAGGAGTCCAACGTGCTCGTGCTGCTGCCGCCGTCCGAGGGGAAGGCCGCGGAGGGGTCCGGGAGTCCGCTCGACCTCGGTTCGCTGTCGCTGCCCGAGCTGGGCGAGGCGCGGGCCCGGGTACTCGACGAGCTGGTGTCGCTGTGCACGGGAGACGGGGACCAGGCAGCCAAGGCCGCCGAGGTGCTGGGGCTCAGCCAGGGGCTGCGGGGCGAGGTCGGCAAGAACGCCGCGCTCCGCACCGCCGCGACCCGGCCCGCCGGGGAGATCTACACCGGCGTGCTGTACGACGCGCTGGGCCTGGCCACGCTGGACGCCGCCGCCCGGCGGCGCGCCGAGCGGTCGCTGCTGGTGTTCTCCGGTCTGTGGGGTGCGGTGCGGATCGGCGATGCCATCCCGTCCTACCGCTGCTCGATGGGCGTGAAACTGCCGGGCCTCGGGGCGCTCGGCGCGTACTGGCGGGCGCCGATGGCAGAAGTCCTGCCGCAGGCGGCGGGCGAGGGCCTGGTGCTGGACCTCCGCTCGGCGGCGTACGCGACAGCCTGGCGCCCCAAGGGCGCGGTCGCGGGCCGTACGGCGTCGGTGCGCGTACTCCAGTCCAAGATCGTGGACGGCGTGGAGAAGCGGACGGTCGTCAGCCACTTCAACAAGGCGACCAAGGGGCGGCTGGTACGGGATCTGCTGCTGGCGGGCGCGGCTCCGGCTGATCCCGCGGAGCTGGTCGACACGCTGCGCGAGCTCGGGTACGCCGTGGAGGCGACCGCTCCGGCACGGTCGGGCGCGGCCTGGGCGCTGGACGTCATCGTCACGGAGCTCTGACGCCCGTCGGGGAGCTCCGACGCCCGTCGGTGGCGCGGCGGCTCGCCCTCTCGCCGTGCCACGACCGCCGTGCCACGACGGCGACCGGGCAGGGCACGGTGCGGCCGTCCCGTACCAGGCGTCGGCCGACGCCCGGCACCGGTCGCCGGTCGGCGATCGGTGCCGCGCGTCGGGCTCGTCAGCGCAGGTGGGACGTGTCGTTCAGCAGCCGCACGCTCGCGTTGCCGTCCGCGTAGTACGCCACCACCGAAAGCGACGCCGCCGCGAGTTCCATCCGGAACAGCGACTCCGGCGGCGCCCCGAGGGCCAGCCGGACCAGCGTCTTCACCGGGGTCACATGCGTGACGACCAGCACCGTCTTGCCCGCGTAGCGCGCGATGAGCTTGTCGCGGGAGAGGGCCACGCGGCGGGCGACCGCGGCGAAGCTCTCGCCGCCGCCGGTCGGCGCGGCCTTCGCCGAGCGGAGCCAGGCGTCCAGGTCGTCCGGGTACCGCTCACGTACCTCCGCGAACGTCAGCCCCTCCCACGCGCCGAAGTCCGTCTCGCGCAGCCCCTCGTCGATGCGGACGTCGAGCCCGAGCCGGGCCGCCACGGTCTCCGCGGTCTCCCGGCAGCGCCGGAGCGGTGAGCTGACGACGGCCTGGACGGTGCCGCGCGCGGCAAGCACCGCGGCGGCCTGCTCGGCCTGGCGGCGCCCGGCGGGCGAGAGCTCGGGGTCCGTGCCGCCGCTGCCGGAGAAGCGCTTCTCGGGGGTGAGCGCCGTCTCGCCGTGCCGGAGCAGGACCAGCGTGGCGGGCGCGCCCAGGTCGGCGGGGGCGGCCCAGCCCACGGGCGGGGCCGCGGGCGCCTGCGCCTCGGCAGGGGACGTGACCTGCGGCTCGGCGGCGGCCGTGGCCTCCACCGGGTGGGTGGTGCGGTCGGCCGGAGCCGGGACGGCCACCGCCCGTGCGCCGCGATCGGCGCCCGCGGCGGCCCCAGGCCCACT
Coding sequences within it:
- a CDS encoding RNB domain-containing ribonuclease, translated to MPRRPMRIPETQGAELRAALRALRGELGLPGAFPPPVLAEAEAVAAHHRPLPDLADATDIPLFTIDPPGSKDLDQAMFLALRPGGGFRIHYAIADVAAFVVPGGALDTEAHRRVLTYYFPDGRIPLHPDVLGEDAASLLPDRDRPALLWQFDLDDFGELVFAHVRRALVRSRARLDYAGVQREIDSGAAEEPLSLLRDIGRLREELERARGGISLLVPEQRIEPHGDGYALAYQAPLPAESWNAQLSLMTGMAAADLMLTAGTGILRTLPAAPSGAVGRLRRVAAALDVDWPHGTSYAEVVRSLDPARPQHAAFLQECTALLRGAGYTAFDGDPPDRARAQHAALADDYAHCTAPLRRLADRYTGELCLAAADGAEPPEWVRAALTALPGEMAAGAARANEAERECVDLVEAAVLHHRVGEVFDGYVVDVREDEPTRGTVHLYDPAVVGRVDADPAGPPLPLGHRLRVRVLAADPGRAKVRFAPA
- a CDS encoding ImmA/IrrE family metallo-endopeptidase, which produces MPAGLEYEPAVVLEQLGIHIKHTWLRDTWGAWCPSLRTIVIASGLSAVQERCILAHELEHVLADDAGCAEGPLAIRLERAADRAAARKLVAISDLAEVAKWAPDVHTAAAKLRVTERMLRVRLDDLEGEGWPWPQAGSKIAG
- the yaaA gene encoding peroxide stress protein YaaA, coding for MLVLLPPSEGKAAEGSGSPLDLGSLSLPELGEARARVLDELVSLCTGDGDQAAKAAEVLGLSQGLRGEVGKNAALRTAATRPAGEIYTGVLYDALGLATLDAAARRRAERSLLVFSGLWGAVRIGDAIPSYRCSMGVKLPGLGALGAYWRAPMAEVLPQAAGEGLVLDLRSAAYATAWRPKGAVAGRTASVRVLQSKIVDGVEKRTVVSHFNKATKGRLVRDLLLAGAAPADPAELVDTLRELGYAVEATAPARSGAAWALDVIVTEL
- a CDS encoding site-specific integrase, coding for MKKRKDPVTKKRERTELWGSKTKRYRVCGIPGVRKRSFDNLEDAKTWLKSASTDQSRGSHVDPRDGDVTLQWYVEKKWWPTLRVPPTTKETMRPRVFKHILPHVGHLSLNRIGSDEIKEWQTRAEEDIDVGTLRTTWRHFASIMQAAFKAKRIPANPFRDEDLQPPTAPKSKAKAWTRARVAAVRKALDRRYRILVDEAVGAGVRQGEAFGLSPDDLDGDVIHVARQVIKVGGRLAFAPPKGNKERDAPCPPELAESVKAYMKEFEPVEVTLPWVDPDRPNMRWEDRPLVTVRLLVTTPRGNAINRSTFDEKQWKPALVEAGVIASPIVTVTPRPGKPSLRRVKWNMPREDGFHVLRHTFASIVLAAGETIQQLADWLGHSDPAFTYRTYVHFLPESGHRALEVLGTWITGGTSAPAAKAPSAGDSQQDVSVIIAALAEITAGADVPGPLRERLTAVLSTAA
- a CDS encoding SAM-dependent methyltransferase yields the protein MSLYADEPPTAQVPHLYQRFMNGKDARPADDDAAAAVLSVAPMAVEIAKNNRSFMLRAVDYLASEAGIRQFLDIGCGLPHEPNLHHVAQKHIPDARIVYVDNHRTVITRARALMTDSTPEGTVEVVKADLRDPRGILSAPEVQRTLDFTQPVALVLASVTLFIPDADDPHGAVRQLMEALPSGSYLALSQATYDWSRDVVAAITRTYGANGLGAYPRDREATLAFFSSLELVEPGLVATNQWRPTPEAPFTRLVDSSMWAGVGRKP